ATCGCCTGATTGGTGCTCAAGCTGCCGATATTGTGATCCTCAAACCAATGGCGATCGGCGGGCTCTGGTCAGCCAAGCAAGCAGCAGATCTAGCGATTGCAGCAGGTCTAGAGGTGGTGATTACTACCACGATCGATGGCGCGATCGCTCAACAAGGGGCAATACACCTGGCGGCGGCGATTCTTCATTTAACCAGTACCAGTACCAGAGCTTGTGGATTGGCAACGCATGGGCTGCTAGCTCACAATTTAGTGGCGCAGGAGGTAATCGATCGGTTAATGCCAGTGTATGGAAAAGTAGAATTGGGCGATCGCCCTGGATTAGGGATATCACCCACCGAGTTAATGTCTTATGTCTGATGACGCAGCGATAGTCTGGCTTGCCAGAATTAAAACCAGAATTAAAACCACAAATCGCTACAATTAATTAACTCAACACCACACTACTTAGCAATGCTGCCCCAGCTCCACAGATTGCAAAGCCGATAAAGCGTAGGTGTAATAATCCCTGGGCTGCTCTGCTTTTTACCCAGAATTTGCCTAGCTTCCAGGCGGCCAGACTGATGAACAACTGGATTCCGGCAAACCCCAGCAAATAAGCAAACAATGGTGTCATTTCTGCACCTACAATTGCTTCACCGTAGGCATAGCCATGAAAGATCCCAGCGATCGCTGCCAATCCAGCCACAATCAGTAAATTAGAGCGTAGGCCAGCCGCTAAAATCGCACCTAATAAAAGTACAGAAACAGAAATGATCGTTTCTGGGGCTGGTAAATCTAAAGCCATTAAATGTAACCCAGTGCCGAGCAGGGATGCCACTACAAAGGCGATCGGCAATGTTACACCTTTTTTAATTAATACACCCACACAACCAATCGCAATCACAAACAGAAGATGATCAACCCCAACCACAGGGTGGCCGAGGCCGGATAAAAAGCCCTCAAATGCGTTGGCTGGAACACTGCCGCCAAAGGGGTGATGGGCATAGGCAGGCAATGCCATAAAAACTAGCCCAGCGATCGCTAAGCCTGAAATACTCAATGTCTGGAACGATATTTTAGACAGGGGAGTCGCAGTTGATTGCTTCATAGGTATAATTTCCTCAAAACGGATTTGGCTTGATGTGTTCAATTTCTAAGGCAGTTCCGATCTAGATTTACTAGATTTACTAGATTTTAAGGGTGTTTCTGGTTTCAGATTAAGTTAAGTTAAGTATTGTTAGCTGGAGCAGGCATTTCTTTGCAGTGTAGAATTTGGGCGAGTTGCGCTTCCAATTCGTCTGAGCCAATTACGCCTGATTCAAGCGCAAGTTTCTCCAGGGCGGTTAACCAGCACTGATAATAGTCCCACTCTGGGTCATCCAGCGCATGGCTGTTTTCCCATTCAGCGATCGTGGTGATTAGCATCTGGCGAAAATCTTCCCACTCATAGTGCCCCTGTTTAGATAGGGCGATCGCTACGGCAAAGGCGATCTTTTCCCAATCGCGGTCAAACTGCAGATGGCCATCCTGGCGGGGTGGAGCCTCTTCTGGAGAGCCCATCAAACTAGTGGCTGCAAAATGCTCAAATTTCGTAAACATATTTCATCTATTTTCATCTATGTATGTGGATACGCTGCAAAAGTAGCTCACCAACCAAACCTTAGCTAGTGGCTATACCTTCACGGTGGCCACCCCCATCATTGCTTCGGGAGTCAATAATTTAGCTAGCTCAGCTTCACTCATGCCCTCTGTACCGGCGGGACGCATCGGTAATACCCACCAGCGAATCTGGGCACTACTATCCCAAACCTTGATCATGACCGATTCATCCAGCTCCACGCCAAATTCAGATAAGACCACCCTCGGCTCACGTACCACCC
The sequence above is a segment of the Pseudanabaena sp. PCC 7367 genome. Coding sequences within it:
- a CDS encoding HupE/UreJ family protein translates to MKQSTATPLSKISFQTLSISGLAIAGLVFMALPAYAHHPFGGSVPANAFEGFLSGLGHPVVGVDHLLFVIAIGCVGVLIKKGVTLPIAFVVASLLGTGLHLMALDLPAPETIISVSVLLLGAILAAGLRSNLLIVAGLAAIAGIFHGYAYGEAIVGAEMTPLFAYLLGFAGIQLFISLAAWKLGKFWVKSRAAQGLLHLRFIGFAICGAGAALLSSVVLS
- a CDS encoding nitrile hydratase accessory protein, translating into MFTKFEHFAATSLMGSPEEAPPRQDGHLQFDRDWEKIAFAVAIALSKQGHYEWEDFRQMLITTIAEWENSHALDDPEWDYYQCWLTALEKLALESGVIGSDELEAQLAQILHCKEMPAPANNT